Proteins encoded together in one Micromonospora auratinigra window:
- a CDS encoding non-ribosomal peptide synthetase/MFS transporter, which yields MTDLKDPTREAARQALIARRLRARQAAPTARITPRPADAEVPLSYAQERVWFMDQLAPGEAAYHIAVPLRVRGPLDVDALRAALATLTARHESLRTRFPADADGRPTVVVSGTVEVPLTIVDAADEQSAQALVDAAAAEPFDLAQGPLLRALLVRLAEDDHVLFLAQHHIVGDGWSVDVLLRDLITAYRGGEPPTLPVQYGDFAVWEARELDGPQARAHVDYWKQRLAGITPLELPVDRPRPATQTYRGDFVEFTVGRDVLDRLGELTRAAGGTLFMTLLAAYQVLLARHAGQEDFAVGASVAGRSAPELENVVGMFINMLPLRAELAGDPSFTELLERTRRGVLDAFEHADVPFAKVVHELGLPRDVSRSPVFQSMFVLQNYEMGRFSGVSGVSGAEAVSFDWTPMELRATRFDFELHAVEVADGLWGKLVFNTDLFDRDTVERMAARWTALLDAIVAAPDTPVSRLALLPAGERELLAAWNDTAADFPREQTLHGPIEERAAATPDAVALTVEGRSLTYAELNAAANRVAHRLRAAGVRPETLVGVCAERSVELVAALLGVLKAGGAYLPLDPEYPADRLAFMLTDADAPVVLVQRHLRDVLPATAAEVLDLDDAPVWADQPTTDPAPTAGPEHLAYVIYTSGSTGRPKGVPNTHRGIVNRLDWMQKTYRLGADDAVLQKTPASFDVSVWEFFWPLREGARLVLAKPGGHKDAGYLRDLLVAERITTAHFVPSMLTVFLAEEGVEAATALRRVICSGEELPLASAVDFTARLPWCGLHNLYGPTEAAIDVTAWACEPARLAEVTGVPIGAPIANLRLHVLDPAGGQCPVGVAGELHIGGVGLARGYHRRPALTAEKFVPDPYSGQPGDRLYRTGDLARWVVGPDGSGVIEFLGRIDHQVKLRGLRIELGEIESALRDQPGVTEAAVIVREDSPGDKRLTAYLVGSAEHGAVKAALKETLPEYMVPAAFVTLDALPLSPNGKLDRRALPAPVVTREASVALVEPRDDTERALAAIWSEVLGVDTLGIDDDFFDLGGHSMLATQVVAKIRKAELGGRAVGVMDLFQQRTIRDLAGFITGDATQEGPRRLLYELTKPVPADRRVLSYVCVPYGGGSAIVYQPLADALPAGHALWSLAIPGHDVGLAEDALPFEELTGRVAEEILARVEGPIALYGHCGVGSAIVAEVARKVEAAGRDIEAVYIGAMFPFARPKGLFARARNRLEQLRSNRHYASWLKSMGVDTDELDPEQADRIISNMRADSRASEEYFTRLLDQRATKLRAPIISVVGSEDPVTDYYRERYAEWQFLSDTLGLVVLDQAGHFFLKYRAGELAEIVTRVHPAVTAGDVTPLGPAARGEDADWVVLDRLRVGAAEQPAKAVVKPSMGRFLAVTVGQLVSSTGSALTAFALPIWLFNRTGSVADLGLLWALALVCGVLMLPVAGAIIDRVDRRKVMMLTSSVAGTVQLVLAALLWTDSLVLWHIYALVALSSVAGSFQRIAFQSAVPQLVPKRYLGHAMGITQLSTGVATLLMPVFAAGLLAAIELKGILLVDVASYVVAIATLAVVRFPDLLGWRPRERLLVAIANGMRYSWQHRGFRLMLGYFALGNIFLAPALVLATPLVLSFGGPTQVAQVALAEAAGAVAGGVLMSVWGGPRRRRMIGVLIGNLATAIGCVLIGLDASLTMICVGMCWLAMAMTTAQSIYATIVQVKVPQRFHGRVFSLNQTISWSTLPIGFALLAPGATALFEPMLAPGGALADSVGAVIGTGPGRGIGFAYVCFGLILVLITLGGFAIRLLRRFDLEVEDSLPDDLIGAQERERRLAARAAERAEGELVEA from the coding sequence ATGACCGACCTGAAGGATCCGACCCGGGAAGCGGCCCGGCAGGCGCTGATCGCCCGGCGACTGCGGGCCCGCCAGGCCGCTCCCACGGCCCGGATCACGCCCCGGCCCGCCGACGCCGAGGTGCCGCTGTCGTACGCCCAGGAGCGGGTCTGGTTCATGGACCAGCTCGCCCCGGGCGAGGCCGCGTACCACATCGCGGTGCCGCTGCGGGTGCGTGGCCCGCTCGACGTGGACGCGCTGCGCGCCGCCCTGGCCACCCTGACCGCCCGGCACGAGTCGTTGCGGACCCGCTTTCCGGCGGACGCCGACGGCCGGCCCACCGTGGTGGTCTCCGGGACCGTCGAGGTGCCGCTGACCATCGTGGACGCCGCCGACGAGCAGTCCGCGCAGGCGCTCGTCGACGCGGCCGCCGCCGAACCGTTCGACCTGGCCCAGGGTCCGCTGCTGCGGGCCCTGCTGGTCCGGCTGGCCGAGGACGACCACGTGCTCTTCCTCGCCCAGCACCACATCGTCGGCGACGGCTGGTCGGTCGACGTGCTGCTGCGCGACCTGATCACCGCCTACCGGGGCGGCGAGCCGCCCACCCTGCCCGTCCAGTACGGCGACTTCGCGGTCTGGGAGGCGCGGGAGCTGGACGGCCCGCAGGCGCGGGCGCACGTCGACTACTGGAAGCAGCGCCTCGCCGGGATCACCCCGCTGGAGCTGCCGGTGGACCGGCCCCGGCCGGCCACCCAGACCTACCGGGGCGACTTCGTCGAGTTCACCGTCGGGCGGGACGTGCTGGACCGGCTCGGCGAGCTGACCCGGGCGGCCGGCGGCACCCTCTTCATGACCCTGCTCGCCGCGTACCAGGTGCTGCTGGCCCGGCACGCCGGCCAGGAGGACTTCGCCGTCGGCGCGTCGGTGGCCGGGCGCTCCGCGCCGGAGCTGGAGAACGTGGTCGGCATGTTCATCAACATGCTGCCGCTGCGGGCCGAGCTGGCCGGCGACCCGAGCTTCACCGAGCTGCTGGAGCGCACCCGGCGCGGCGTGCTGGACGCCTTCGAGCACGCCGACGTGCCGTTCGCGAAGGTGGTCCACGAGCTGGGCCTGCCCCGCGACGTCAGCCGCTCCCCGGTGTTCCAGTCGATGTTCGTGCTGCAGAACTACGAGATGGGCCGCTTCTCCGGCGTCTCCGGGGTGTCCGGCGCCGAGGCGGTCAGCTTCGACTGGACCCCGATGGAGCTGCGCGCCACCCGGTTCGACTTCGAGCTGCACGCCGTCGAGGTGGCCGACGGGCTCTGGGGGAAGCTGGTCTTCAACACCGACCTGTTCGACCGGGACACCGTCGAGCGGATGGCCGCGCGCTGGACCGCCCTGCTCGACGCGATCGTCGCCGCCCCCGACACCCCGGTCTCCCGGCTGGCGCTGCTGCCCGCCGGGGAACGCGAGCTGCTGGCGGCCTGGAACGACACCGCCGCCGACTTCCCGCGTGAGCAGACCCTGCACGGCCCGATCGAGGAGCGCGCCGCGGCCACCCCGGACGCCGTCGCGCTCACCGTCGAGGGACGCAGCCTCACGTACGCGGAGCTGAACGCGGCGGCCAACCGGGTCGCGCACCGGCTGCGCGCCGCCGGGGTGAGGCCGGAGACCCTGGTCGGGGTCTGCGCGGAACGCTCCGTCGAGCTGGTCGCCGCGCTGCTCGGCGTGCTCAAGGCCGGCGGCGCGTACCTGCCGCTGGACCCGGAGTACCCGGCCGACCGGCTGGCCTTCATGCTCACCGACGCGGACGCCCCGGTGGTGCTGGTCCAGCGGCACCTGCGCGACGTGTTGCCGGCCACCGCCGCCGAGGTGCTCGACCTCGACGACGCCCCGGTCTGGGCCGACCAGCCGACCACCGACCCGGCCCCCACCGCCGGCCCGGAACACCTCGCGTACGTCATCTACACCTCCGGCTCCACCGGCCGGCCCAAGGGCGTGCCGAACACCCACCGGGGCATCGTCAACCGGCTCGACTGGATGCAGAAGACCTACCGGCTCGGCGCCGACGACGCGGTGCTGCAGAAGACCCCGGCCAGCTTCGACGTGTCGGTGTGGGAGTTCTTCTGGCCGCTGCGCGAGGGCGCCCGCCTGGTGCTGGCCAAGCCCGGCGGCCACAAGGACGCCGGCTACCTGCGCGACCTGCTGGTCGCCGAACGGATCACCACCGCGCACTTCGTGCCGTCCATGCTCACCGTCTTCCTCGCCGAGGAGGGCGTCGAGGCGGCCACCGCGCTGCGCCGGGTGATCTGCTCCGGCGAGGAACTGCCGCTCGCCTCGGCGGTCGACTTCACCGCCCGGCTGCCCTGGTGCGGCCTGCACAACCTGTACGGCCCCACCGAGGCGGCCATCGACGTCACCGCATGGGCCTGCGAGCCGGCCCGGCTGGCGGAGGTGACCGGCGTGCCGATCGGCGCGCCGATCGCCAACCTGCGCCTGCACGTGCTCGACCCGGCCGGCGGGCAGTGCCCGGTCGGCGTCGCCGGTGAGCTGCACATCGGCGGCGTCGGCCTGGCCCGCGGCTACCACCGCCGGCCCGCGCTGACCGCCGAGAAGTTCGTCCCCGACCCGTACTCCGGCCAGCCGGGCGACCGGCTCTACCGCACCGGCGACCTGGCCCGCTGGGTGGTCGGTCCGGACGGCTCCGGCGTGATCGAGTTCCTCGGCCGGATCGACCACCAGGTGAAGCTGCGCGGCCTGCGGATCGAGCTGGGTGAGATCGAGAGCGCGCTGCGCGACCAGCCGGGGGTGACCGAGGCGGCGGTGATCGTCCGCGAGGACAGCCCCGGCGACAAGCGGCTCACCGCGTACCTGGTCGGGTCGGCCGAGCACGGCGCGGTGAAGGCGGCGCTGAAGGAGACGCTGCCGGAGTACATGGTGCCGGCCGCGTTCGTCACCCTCGACGCGCTGCCGTTGAGCCCCAACGGCAAGCTGGACCGCAGGGCGCTGCCCGCGCCGGTGGTCACCCGCGAGGCGTCGGTGGCGCTGGTCGAGCCGCGCGACGACACCGAGCGGGCGCTCGCCGCGATCTGGTCCGAGGTGCTCGGTGTGGACACCCTCGGCATCGACGACGACTTCTTCGACCTGGGTGGGCACTCGATGCTCGCCACCCAGGTGGTCGCGAAGATCCGCAAGGCGGAGCTGGGCGGCCGGGCGGTCGGCGTGATGGACCTGTTCCAGCAGCGGACCATCCGCGACCTGGCCGGGTTCATCACCGGCGACGCCACCCAGGAGGGGCCGCGTCGGCTGCTCTACGAGCTGACCAAGCCGGTGCCGGCCGACCGGCGGGTGCTGTCGTACGTCTGCGTCCCGTACGGCGGCGGCAGCGCCATCGTCTACCAGCCGCTGGCCGACGCGCTGCCCGCCGGGCACGCGCTCTGGTCCCTGGCGATCCCCGGCCACGACGTCGGGCTCGCCGAGGACGCGCTGCCCTTCGAGGAGCTGACCGGCCGGGTGGCCGAGGAGATCCTGGCACGGGTCGAGGGCCCGATCGCCCTCTACGGCCACTGCGGCGTGGGCAGCGCGATCGTCGCCGAGGTGGCCCGCAAGGTGGAGGCGGCCGGCCGCGACATCGAGGCCGTCTACATCGGGGCGATGTTCCCCTTCGCCCGCCCGAAGGGCCTCTTCGCCCGGGCCCGCAACCGGCTGGAGCAGCTGCGCAGCAACCGGCACTACGCGAGCTGGCTCAAGTCGATGGGCGTCGACACCGACGAGCTGGACCCGGAGCAGGCCGACCGGATCATCAGCAACATGCGGGCCGACTCCCGCGCCTCCGAGGAGTACTTCACCCGGCTGCTCGACCAGCGGGCGACGAAGCTGCGTGCCCCGATCATCTCGGTGGTCGGCTCCGAGGACCCGGTCACCGACTACTACCGCGAGCGGTACGCCGAGTGGCAGTTCCTCAGCGACACCCTCGGCCTCGTCGTGCTCGACCAGGCCGGCCACTTCTTCCTCAAGTACCGCGCCGGGGAGCTGGCCGAGATCGTCACCCGGGTCCACCCGGCGGTGACCGCCGGGGACGTCACGCCGCTGGGCCCGGCGGCCCGCGGTGAGGACGCCGACTGGGTGGTCCTCGACCGGCTCCGGGTCGGCGCGGCGGAGCAACCGGCGAAGGCCGTGGTGAAACCGAGCATGGGACGCTTCCTGGCGGTCACCGTCGGGCAGCTCGTGTCCAGCACCGGCTCGGCGCTTACCGCGTTCGCCCTGCCGATCTGGCTGTTCAACCGGACCGGTTCGGTCGCCGACCTGGGGCTGCTCTGGGCGCTCGCGCTGGTCTGCGGCGTGCTGATGCTGCCGGTGGCCGGCGCGATCATCGACCGGGTCGACCGGCGCAAGGTGATGATGCTGACCAGCTCCGTCGCCGGCACGGTGCAGCTGGTGCTGGCCGCGCTGCTGTGGACCGACTCGCTGGTGCTCTGGCACATCTACGCCCTGGTGGCGCTCAGTTCGGTCGCCGGGTCGTTCCAGCGGATCGCGTTCCAGTCCGCGGTGCCGCAGCTGGTGCCGAAGCGCTACCTCGGGCACGCGATGGGCATCACCCAGCTCTCCACCGGGGTGGCCACCCTGCTGATGCCGGTCTTCGCCGCCGGCCTGCTCGCCGCGATCGAACTCAAGGGCATCCTGCTCGTCGACGTGGCCAGCTACGTGGTGGCGATCGCGACGCTGGCCGTGGTCCGCTTCCCCGACCTGCTCGGCTGGCGGCCCCGGGAGCGGCTGCTGGTCGCCATCGCCAACGGCATGCGCTACTCCTGGCAGCACCGGGGCTTCCGGCTGATGCTCGGCTACTTCGCGCTGGGCAACATCTTCCTCGCCCCCGCCCTGGTGCTGGCCACCCCGCTGGTGCTCTCCTTCGGCGGCCCCACCCAGGTGGCGCAGGTGGCGCTGGCCGAGGCGGCCGGCGCGGTGGCGGGCGGCGTGCTGATGTCGGTCTGGGGCGGTCCGCGCCGGCGGCGGATGATCGGCGTGCTGATCGGCAACCTGGCCACCGCGATCGGCTGCGTGCTGATCGGTCTGGACGCCTCGTTGACGATGATCTGCGTCGGCATGTGCTGGCTGGCCATGGCGATGACCACCGCGCAGTCGATCTACGCGACCATCGTCCAGGTCAAGGTGCCGCAGCGCTTCCACGGCCGGGTGTTCAGCCTCAACCAGACCATCTCCTGGTCCACCCTGCCGATCGGCTTCGCGCTGCTCGCGCCGGGCGCCACGGCCCTGTTCGAGCCGATGCTCGCCCCGGGCGGAGCGCTCGCCGACTCGGTCGGCGCGGTGATCGGCACCGGTCCGGGCCGGGGCATCGGCTTCGCGTACGTCTGTTTCGGGCTGATCCTGGTGCTGATCACGCTGGGCGGGTTCGCCATCCGGCTGCTGCGCCGCTTCGACCTGGAGGTCGAGGACTCGCTGCCCGACGACCTGATCGGCGCGCAGGAGCGGGAACGGCGGCTCGCCGCCCGGGCCGCCGAGCGTGCGGAGGGGGAGCTGGTCGAGGCCTGA
- a CDS encoding serpin family protein: protein MNPLHGPLARYAERLHRAAGDDHHVTSPLGAWLLLALTGTAASGDDRRALAEALGTDVEQAAATARALLETPHPLVASASAVWERRPFDGLARWRAGLPRRTATGPLPGAAALDAWAREHTAGLIDRFPVEVTPQTLLVLASALATRLSWADPFEVTEAAGLGAGSAWAGRLRRALRTPQWGHDCAIANTARAGEVAVHAAPARPVAEGDGAGMLVVSVAAAPEVAAGDVLAAAQELAVAAATGAIPGRRSLFDLPLGDTPLWSLSERPTRTFAADGREEQATAVLPCWAVQSTHDLSGAGFGFDAAARALGTLIDAPLPAYEVRQTAVARFGRFGFEAAALTGMAMAVALPPEGVARIAELRFGHPYAVVAVATDDAGGPWHGVPVYSAWVAEPAELPESELADPPTDW, encoded by the coding sequence GTGAACCCACTCCACGGACCCCTCGCCCGCTACGCCGAGCGGCTGCACCGCGCCGCCGGCGACGACCACCACGTCACCTCGCCGCTCGGCGCCTGGCTGCTGCTCGCCCTGACCGGCACCGCCGCCAGCGGCGACGACCGGCGAGCGCTGGCCGAGGCGCTCGGCACCGACGTCGAGCAGGCCGCCGCGACCGCCCGGGCGTTGCTGGAGACGCCGCACCCGCTGGTCGCCTCCGCCAGCGCGGTGTGGGAGCGGCGGCCGTTCGACGGCCTGGCCCGCTGGCGGGCCGGCCTGCCGCGGCGGACCGCGACCGGCCCGCTGCCCGGGGCGGCGGCCCTGGACGCGTGGGCGCGCGAGCACACCGCCGGGCTGATCGACCGGTTCCCGGTCGAGGTCACCCCGCAGACGCTGCTGGTACTCGCCTCCGCCCTGGCCACCCGGCTGTCCTGGGCGGACCCCTTCGAGGTGACCGAGGCGGCCGGGCTCGGCGCGGGCAGCGCCTGGGCGGGCCGGCTGCGCCGGGCGCTGCGGACCCCGCAGTGGGGGCACGACTGCGCGATCGCGAACACCGCGCGGGCCGGCGAGGTGGCCGTGCACGCCGCCCCGGCCCGGCCGGTGGCCGAGGGCGACGGGGCCGGGATGCTGGTCGTCTCGGTGGCCGCCGCGCCCGAGGTCGCCGCCGGGGACGTGCTCGCGGCCGCCCAGGAGCTGGCGGTGGCCGCGGCGACCGGCGCCATCCCGGGCCGGCGGTCGCTGTTCGACCTGCCGCTGGGCGACACCCCGCTCTGGAGCCTGTCCGAGCGGCCCACCCGGACCTTCGCCGCCGACGGTCGGGAGGAGCAGGCCACCGCCGTGCTGCCCTGCTGGGCGGTGCAGAGCACGCACGACCTCTCCGGCGCGGGTTTCGGCTTCGACGCGGCGGCGCGCGCGCTGGGCACGCTGATCGACGCGCCGCTGCCGGCGTACGAGGTGCGGCAGACGGCGGTGGCCCGCTTCGGGCGGTTCGGCTTCGAGGCCGCCGCGCTGACCGGGATGGCGATGGCGGTCGCGCTGCCGCCGGAGGGGGTGGCCCGGATCGCGGAGCTGCGCTTCGGGCACCCGTACGCGGTGGTGGCGGTGGCCACCGACGACGCGGGCGGGCCGTGGCACGGGGTGCCGGTCTACTCGGCCTGGGTGGCCGAGCCGGCGGAGCTGCCCGAGTCCGAGCTGGCGGATCCGCCCACCGACTGGTGA
- a CDS encoding NUDIX hydrolase produces MHPELPADLPVVERRAVRLVVRDVTDRLLLFHTHDPDHPRLGTWWELPGGGLDPGETYLEAAVRELREETGIVVRPDQVGAASWRRRASFVHRQRRHLQDEVVVPVRLPGPGPDVDETERLDYELEDYFGFRWWPLADLLAERPRCYPGRLPELLPAFLAGEEIDEPFELFS; encoded by the coding sequence GTGCACCCGGAACTGCCCGCCGACCTGCCCGTCGTCGAACGCCGCGCGGTGCGGCTGGTGGTGCGCGACGTCACCGACCGGCTGCTGCTGTTCCACACCCACGATCCGGACCATCCCCGCCTCGGCACCTGGTGGGAGCTGCCCGGCGGCGGCCTCGACCCCGGGGAGACGTACCTGGAGGCGGCGGTGCGGGAGCTGCGGGAGGAGACCGGGATCGTGGTCCGCCCGGACCAGGTCGGCGCGGCCAGCTGGCGACGCCGGGCCAGCTTCGTGCACCGGCAGCGACGCCACCTCCAGGACGAGGTGGTGGTGCCGGTCCGGCTGCCGGGGCCGGGACCCGACGTCGACGAGACGGAGCGGCTCGACTACGAGCTGGAGGACTACTTCGGCTTCCGCTGGTGGCCGCTCGCCGACCTGCTCGCCGAACGCCCCCGCTGCTACCCGGGTCGGCTGCCCGAACTGCTGCCGGCGTTCCTCGCCGGCGAGGAGATCGACGAGCCGTTCGAGCTGTTCTCCTGA
- a CDS encoding class I SAM-dependent methyltransferase, translating to MSQLFGEVAGEYDEARPGYPAALVEAVRTYHGGSPGTLVEVGAGTGLATRTLLGLGAAMTCVEPDRRMAAALAERFPQVDVVVVPFEEWTPPAGGVPALACAMAWHLLDPAGRNRRAHDALVPAARWPSSRTATTTSTRRTGP from the coding sequence ATGTCGCAGCTCTTCGGTGAGGTGGCCGGCGAATACGACGAGGCCCGGCCAGGCTATCCGGCGGCGCTCGTCGAGGCGGTGCGCACGTACCACGGCGGGTCGCCGGGCACCCTGGTGGAGGTGGGCGCCGGGACCGGGCTGGCCACCCGCACGCTGCTCGGGCTGGGCGCGGCGATGACCTGCGTGGAGCCGGACCGGCGGATGGCCGCCGCGCTGGCCGAGCGCTTCCCGCAGGTCGACGTGGTGGTCGTCCCGTTCGAGGAGTGGACCCCGCCGGCCGGTGGCGTGCCGGCGCTGGCCTGCGCGATGGCCTGGCACCTGCTCGATCCGGCCGGCCGCAACCGGCGGGCCCACGACGCGCTCGTCCCGGCGGCACGCTGGCCGTCTTCGCGCACCGCTACGACCACGTCGACCCGGCGCACCGGGCCGTGA